The proteins below come from a single Eubacterium limosum genomic window:
- a CDS encoding nucleotidyltransferase family protein, whose product MKENTVEMQYLYELAASVLEVRPPARPPSKLNWELVCREADRLYMLSFICYGLEGLYENDQPSNSVMSELKKWKIKGILKEAEQQRLLTKVFCGFDAQNLKCLLCSDLPLKHLYPYPDLRYRQKVEVFMPAEAIPCAGRILRDLGGSPLAAESPDFGCCRFGQTILTVKKYSDESSFPSPDKKIQKYKHYSNIYEPPPEALYRQLAGSAAQAARGQKEFIWPYFDLSMLQRFYHFSLPAKYNAFQVNLKSLFSHQGQRPLNIDKTIIHER is encoded by the coding sequence ATGAAAGAAAATACGGTTGAAATGCAATATCTGTATGAACTGGCAGCTTCGGTGCTTGAAGTGCGCCCGCCGGCCCGTCCTCCTTCAAAATTAAATTGGGAACTTGTCTGCCGGGAGGCAGATCGTTTATACATGCTTTCATTTATCTGCTATGGTTTGGAAGGCCTGTATGAAAACGATCAACCCAGTAATTCTGTCATGTCAGAATTAAAAAAATGGAAAATTAAGGGTATATTAAAAGAAGCAGAACAGCAACGGCTGCTGACAAAGGTATTCTGCGGTTTTGATGCGCAAAATCTAAAATGCCTTTTGTGCAGCGACCTGCCTTTAAAGCACCTGTACCCCTATCCAGACCTGCGCTACCGTCAAAAAGTTGAGGTCTTTATGCCCGCTGAAGCGATTCCCTGTGCTGGCCGTATCCTGCGGGATTTGGGCGGTTCTCCCTTAGCAGCGGAGAGCCCGGATTTTGGCTGCTGCCGTTTTGGCCAAACCATCCTCACTGTGAAAAAATACTCTGATGAATCTTCCTTTCCATCCCCTGACAAAAAAATTCAAAAATACAAGCATTATTCAAACATATATGAGCCACCACCGGAAGCTCTGTACAGACAGCTGGCCGGCAGTGCCGCCCAAGCCGCCCGCGGCCAAAAAGAGTTTATCTGGCCATACTTTGATTTAAGCATGCTCCAGCGCTTTTATCATTTTAGTTTACCCGCGAAATACAACGCTTTTCAGGTAAACCTGAAATCCCTATTTTCCCATCAAGGGCAACGTCCCTTAAATATAGATAAAACAATTATACACGAGAGGTAA
- a CDS encoding tyrosine-type recombinase/integrase, with amino-acid sequence MKKHRKNIYQRSDNRYEGRYITGYKEIHGKAIYRSIYADTYREIVALLEEAEKSVSEKVAFERLIRKQKRNNLPVTSLELMAENYSLRNSVQGGATLRQCLVQWLEEHKKFSVKASSYTRYCSIVYKHIVPQLGDFPVTEVTAAVVQDYIHYLRTDANKHKGLAPSTIKIHLVLLSSFFEKMIELKMVQNNPCETIRIPPSQKKKPTYLSLNEYQKLEKALRDKICDKKARAILLALKTGIRLGELAALRWTDIDLQSKTIHIRHSIQRVKAKSPGKNKTEIVFGQTKSVCSQRDIPMNDGIYTLLYSYQKSLKKSGIFTEESFVFSNRHGSYLDPRAYQNFFSELLKKAGIRCVNFHALRHTFATIAASKNMQIATLSRILGHSTPTITLQIYVHTIDEQDRIEMSKIESI; translated from the coding sequence ATGAAGAAGCATCGCAAAAATATATATCAACGCTCTGATAACCGCTACGAAGGGCGTTATATTACTGGCTATAAGGAAATTCATGGAAAAGCAATTTATCGGTCAATCTATGCCGACACTTATCGGGAAATTGTAGCGCTTTTGGAAGAAGCTGAAAAAAGTGTCTCTGAAAAAGTAGCGTTTGAACGTCTGATTCGCAAACAGAAGAGAAACAATCTACCCGTGACAAGTTTAGAGCTTATGGCCGAAAATTATTCTTTGAGAAACTCTGTCCAGGGAGGCGCAACGCTGAGACAATGCCTTGTCCAATGGCTGGAAGAACATAAAAAATTCTCAGTAAAAGCCTCCTCATACACGCGCTATTGCAGCATCGTTTATAAACATATTGTGCCGCAGCTTGGTGATTTTCCGGTCACTGAAGTCACAGCGGCGGTAGTCCAGGACTATATTCATTATCTTCGTACAGACGCAAATAAGCATAAGGGACTGGCGCCATCAACGATAAAAATTCACCTTGTTTTGCTGTCATCCTTTTTTGAAAAAATGATCGAATTAAAAATGGTTCAGAACAATCCCTGTGAAACGATCCGGATTCCACCCAGTCAGAAGAAAAAGCCCACTTATTTATCATTAAATGAGTATCAAAAATTAGAAAAAGCACTCAGGGATAAAATTTGTGACAAAAAGGCCCGGGCTATCTTACTCGCACTAAAAACAGGTATCCGTCTGGGCGAGTTGGCTGCCCTGCGGTGGACAGACATTGATCTGCAGTCAAAAACCATTCATATCCGCCATTCAATCCAGCGAGTCAAGGCCAAATCCCCTGGAAAAAATAAAACCGAAATTGTATTTGGCCAAACAAAGTCTGTCTGTTCCCAAAGAGACATCCCTATGAACGACGGTATCTACACACTGTTATACTCATACCAGAAGAGCTTGAAAAAAAGCGGCATCTTCACTGAAGAAAGCTTTGTGTTCAGTAACCGGCATGGCTCCTATCTTGATCCGAGAGCTTATCAAAATTTTTTTTCAGAGCTTTTGAAGAAAGCAGGCATCCGCTGTGTGAATTTTCATGCTTTACGGCATACCTTTGCCACCATCGCAGCCAGCAAAAATATGCAGATCGCAACGCTGAGCAGAATTCTTGGGCATTCAACTCCCACCATAACCTTACAAATTTATGTGCACACCATTGATGAACAGGACCGTATCGAGATGTCTAAAATCGAAAGCATTTAA
- a CDS encoding DMT family transporter: MSDTTKSNLTKGILFGGLAGIIWGTLSIFISLLKNFGMSDIAVSSLGPMIIIIFYGIKTLIKNPKAFKISWKHLLVVLVGGGIVNALTYYSYAMCLNYMGAGVFSALDFSHVFILMLLSSFIFKYKITRGKIISLSLAVVGMIMVLNVFSPEAFISPMGLLWIAVDWFCNCAIALLLKWALNNEIDNNVLITYYNLGAALIYWTMCPPWAVVGEIAAAQNIALLVSTIAAYGIFTQILTQYVWVKSFSLVDPAITNMMAAFSPITAAILGYFMFGQVISWIQILGIAVVIAAVVVLNKTGGAEEM, translated from the coding sequence ATGAGTGATACTACTAAGAGCAATCTGACAAAGGGGATACTGTTCGGTGGACTGGCCGGGATAATCTGGGGAACTCTAAGCATTTTTATCTCACTGCTCAAAAATTTCGGCATGAGCGATATTGCCGTTTCATCGCTCGGGCCAATGATTATCATTATTTTTTACGGCATCAAAACGCTGATTAAAAATCCAAAGGCATTTAAAATCAGCTGGAAGCATCTGCTGGTCGTATTGGTGGGCGGCGGTATCGTCAATGCTCTGACCTACTATTCCTACGCCATGTGCTTAAATTATATGGGCGCCGGTGTTTTCTCAGCTTTGGATTTTTCACACGTCTTTATTTTAATGCTGCTGTCCTCATTCATCTTTAAATATAAAATCACCAGAGGAAAGATCATCTCACTTTCACTGGCCGTCGTGGGGATGATCATGGTGTTAAATGTCTTTTCGCCCGAGGCTTTCATCAGCCCCATGGGTCTTCTGTGGATCGCGGTGGACTGGTTCTGCAACTGCGCCATTGCTCTGCTGCTCAAATGGGCACTTAACAATGAAATCGACAACAATGTGCTCATCACCTATTATAACCTGGGCGCTGCCCTGATCTACTGGACCATGTGCCCGCCCTGGGCTGTAGTCGGTGAGATTGCCGCCGCCCAAAATATCGCGCTGCTGGTGTCGACCATTGCCGCTTACGGCATTTTTACTCAGATTTTAACCCAGTATGTCTGGGTCAAGTCTTTCTCTCTGGTAGATCCGGCCATCACCAATATGATGGCGGCCTTTTCACCTATTACCGCTGCCATTTTAGGCTACTTTATGTTTGGCCAGGTCATCTCCTGGATTCAGATTCTCGGGATCGCTGTGGTCATCGCCGCGGTCGTTGTCCTGAATAAAACCGGCGGGGCTGAGGAGATGTAG
- a CDS encoding uroporphyrinogen decarboxylase family protein: MIYEERIQNIKNTMCGQAAAHVPILADFETSYACEYAGLDFMRASWDYNLITEAYKKLLDDFEIDATFGLGWIPPQKSILLGSRTWIQNRENGIMQHPEVMALSDAEYPELIESPVDCIVKKVLPRMYSALGKGSAGDIRTIAQAMLFEKKQMADFYNQLFTVTYAHEVPIYYGSMFYAPFDLIGDHLRGLTQVSLDMRRKKKELEAACEALAPVMINYIENTLPADENGLSCACAFVHLPPMISPKNFDKFFWPTFKKVCNTLAEKGHCLYLQFQGDYSDGRYLDYYAELPKNKIIIAIQNQNFAKTLKAFKGKNMVSCAYPLDYLTHYPLQKCLDKAKELMDAGMAQGQFYFGFDKAPFHISEAAPEKIKAVLQFVREYGKY; encoded by the coding sequence ATGATTTATGAAGAACGCATTCAAAACATTAAGAATACCATGTGCGGGCAGGCCGCCGCGCACGTCCCCATACTGGCAGATTTTGAGACAAGCTACGCCTGTGAATACGCGGGACTGGATTTTATGAGGGCCAGTTGGGATTATAACTTAATTACAGAGGCCTACAAAAAGCTTTTAGACGATTTTGAAATCGACGCCACCTTTGGCCTTGGTTGGATACCGCCGCAGAAAAGCATTCTTCTGGGCAGCCGGACCTGGATACAGAACCGGGAAAACGGCATCATGCAGCACCCCGAGGTCATGGCACTGAGCGATGCAGAATATCCTGAGCTCATCGAGAGTCCAGTGGACTGCATTGTCAAAAAAGTCCTGCCCAGAATGTACAGCGCCCTCGGCAAGGGAAGTGCGGGCGATATACGAACCATTGCTCAGGCCATGCTCTTTGAAAAAAAACAGATGGCGGATTTCTACAACCAGCTTTTTACCGTCACCTATGCCCACGAAGTGCCCATCTATTACGGTTCCATGTTCTACGCGCCCTTTGATTTGATCGGGGATCATCTCAGAGGCCTGACACAGGTTTCGCTGGACATGCGGCGGAAAAAGAAGGAGCTGGAGGCTGCCTGCGAGGCTCTGGCACCCGTCATGATCAATTACATTGAAAATACTCTGCCGGCAGATGAAAACGGCCTGTCCTGCGCCTGTGCCTTTGTCCACCTGCCGCCCATGATCAGTCCGAAAAATTTTGACAAATTCTTCTGGCCGACCTTTAAAAAGGTCTGCAACACTCTAGCGGAAAAAGGACACTGCCTTTACCTCCAGTTTCAGGGAGATTACAGCGACGGCCGGTATTTAGACTATTATGCCGAGCTGCCCAAAAACAAAATTATCATCGCTATTCAAAATCAGAATTTTGCCAAAACACTCAAAGCTTTTAAAGGAAAAAACATGGTCTCCTGCGCCTATCCGCTGGATTATCTGACACATTACCCGCTTCAGAAATGTCTGGATAAGGCCAAAGAGCTCATGGACGCGGGCATGGCTCAGGGGCAGTTCTACTTTGGCTTTGACAAAGCGCCTTTCCACATTAGTGAGGCAGCGCCTGAAAAAATAAAAGCCGTACTGCAATTTGTACGGGAATACGGAAAATATTAA
- a CDS encoding TetR/AcrR family transcriptional regulator — translation MANYKKGTETKTALYNSAKKFFYTKGYNETTIKEIVVEAESNPGLFVYYFEGKESVAISIFREFADAITLALKDILAPLRDKGEDLLIDMVEYRAYFECINAGPEIVRFYNNISELGSFPRLVISWMDFFTHKRYKDGLKYETNPMICDKTYFDAVASLTAGMQIQFFRDIIQKSIAIPYEDAIDMFLTECYRFLVPDKNQVQENVRKSRKMAGKLKFEVSEYFEVKVFQKN, via the coding sequence ATGGCCAATTACAAAAAAGGAACAGAAACAAAAACAGCGCTGTACAACAGCGCGAAAAAATTTTTTTATACAAAAGGTTACAATGAAACAACCATCAAGGAAATCGTTGTGGAGGCCGAATCAAACCCCGGCCTGTTTGTCTATTACTTTGAGGGAAAAGAATCGGTAGCCATCAGTATTTTTCGTGAATTTGCGGATGCGATTACCCTTGCGCTTAAGGATATCCTTGCTCCGTTAAGAGATAAGGGAGAGGATTTGCTCATCGACATGGTGGAGTACCGGGCGTATTTTGAGTGTATTAACGCCGGCCCTGAGATTGTACGGTTTTATAATAATATTTCGGAGCTCGGCAGCTTTCCAAGGCTGGTCATCAGCTGGATGGATTTCTTCACCCATAAACGCTACAAAGACGGGCTGAAATATGAGACGAATCCTATGATCTGCGACAAAACTTATTTTGACGCGGTCGCCTCCCTGACTGCAGGTATGCAGATCCAGTTTTTCCGGGATATTATTCAGAAGAGTATCGCTATCCCCTATGAGGACGCGATCGATATGTTTTTGACGGAGTGCTACCGCTTTCTGGTGCCGGATAAAAATCAGGTTCAGGAAAATGTGCGGAAATCCCGCAAGATGGCCGGGAAGCTGAAATTTGAAGTGAGCGAATACTTTGAGGTGAAGGTGTTCCAGAAAAATTAA
- a CDS encoding GntR family transcriptional regulator, translated as MKVKIYDQIINDIMDDIHYGNLKPGEKLPTYAELAKKYNTSIVTVRKSISSLINKGYLSAVERVGTFVRECEKEQYLISFAPQANINEEITEISVEDINLSLIKMREIRQEMKAVEMRQILYSDTLPICYIITALLLNGRYNPESMADMTEKNLQTINKILDGFEIKKVLEITMDTPNRFIQNKLLVDRDDPVFCFTTYYYTMKDEPVGKSVLYAAGENIDLYGKSFLK; from the coding sequence ATGAAAGTAAAAATATACGATCAAATCATCAATGATATTATGGATGACATCCACTACGGCAACCTGAAGCCCGGAGAAAAGCTCCCCACCTATGCCGAGCTGGCAAAAAAGTATAATACCAGCATCGTCACAGTCCGCAAGAGCATCTCCTCTTTAATTAACAAAGGGTATCTGAGCGCAGTGGAGCGGGTAGGGACCTTTGTGCGGGAATGCGAAAAGGAGCAGTACCTCATCAGCTTTGCGCCCCAGGCCAATATTAACGAGGAAATCACCGAGATCAGCGTGGAGGACATTAACCTGTCCCTCATTAAAATGCGGGAGATCCGGCAGGAAATGAAGGCCGTGGAAATGCGCCAGATCCTGTACTCCGACACACTTCCCATCTGCTACATCATTACCGCGCTCCTCTTAAATGGCCGCTATAACCCCGAGAGCATGGCAGACATGACCGAAAAGAACCTCCAGACCATCAATAAAATTCTCGACGGCTTTGAGATCAAAAAAGTCCTCGAGATCACCATGGATACGCCCAACCGGTTTATCCAGAATAAGCTGCTGGTGGACAGGGACGACCCGGTCTTCTGTTTTACGACCTATTATTACACCATGAAGGACGAACCCGTTGGAAAAAGCGTGCTCTACGCAGCGGGGGAGAACATTGATTTGTATGGGAAATCTTTTTTGAAATGA
- a CDS encoding UTRA domain-containing protein, with protein sequence MLAKTNDKFVLSLKPENILKEPYNRVELLGSEIIKPTIELVYHLRVAPDSRIVLINWLLFKDDLPVIYDNQFIPYFPGISPWNDDFEYNSFSEIVNQRNHLYITQERIHIEAVGCDAQAAEKLNIPEDTPVMQITQNLMDNDDPLGMRKLYIRKECCKLTGITYLP encoded by the coding sequence GTGCTGGCCAAGACCAACGACAAGTTTGTCCTCTCCCTGAAGCCTGAAAATATTTTAAAGGAACCCTACAACCGCGTAGAACTGCTGGGCTCAGAGATCATCAAGCCCACCATCGAGCTGGTCTATCATCTGCGGGTCGCACCGGACTCCCGCATTGTGCTCATCAACTGGCTTTTATTCAAGGACGACCTGCCTGTTATTTACGACAACCAGTTTATTCCTTATTTCCCCGGCATTTCCCCCTGGAATGACGACTTTGAGTACAACAGCTTCAGCGAAATCGTCAATCAGCGGAACCACCTTTATATCACCCAGGAACGCATCCATATCGAGGCTGTGGGCTGTGACGCCCAGGCCGCGGAAAAACTGAACATCCCCGAGGACACGCCCGTCATGCAGATTACCCAGAACCTCATGGATAACGACGACCCGCTGGGCATGCGCAAGCTTTACATAAGAAAAGAATGCTGCAAGCTGACCGGCATTACCTATCTGCCTTAA
- a CDS encoding cobalamin B12-binding domain-containing protein has protein sequence MLESIVTAVKKLEEKKVIKLVRYAVKEGASQMQIIESVQAGLDEVGKYFETGRYGVTDLMMAGIIFEEILKLDCLKLEKENPEEAIGTILLCTIECDLHDIGKSIFKSAALMSGFKVIDLGIDISPEKIVEETQKSHPDVIAISSIMANGVKYMKETNELLVRENLRDKVKIILGGLSTHRDAVEYVGADAFTKDVYEGVNLCKEWVEGGVSHKL, from the coding sequence TTGCTAGAATCCATCGTAACCGCTGTTAAGAAACTGGAAGAAAAAAAGGTCATCAAGCTGGTACGCTATGCCGTTAAGGAAGGCGCCTCCCAGATGCAGATCATTGAATCCGTTCAGGCCGGGCTGGATGAGGTGGGTAAGTATTTTGAAACCGGCCGCTACGGCGTCACGGACCTCATGATGGCCGGTATTATTTTTGAGGAAATTTTAAAACTCGACTGCCTGAAGCTCGAGAAGGAAAACCCCGAGGAAGCCATTGGCACCATTCTTTTATGTACCATTGAATGCGATCTCCACGACATTGGAAAATCCATTTTCAAAAGTGCGGCCCTCATGTCCGGCTTTAAGGTCATCGACCTGGGCATTGACATTTCGCCGGAAAAAATTGTGGAGGAAACCCAAAAATCCCATCCCGATGTGATTGCCATCAGCTCGATTATGGCAAACGGCGTGAAATATATGAAAGAAACCAACGAACTTCTGGTAAGGGAAAACCTGAGAGACAAGGTCAAAATCATCCTCGGCGGCCTGTCAACGCACAGGGACGCTGTGGAGTACGTGGGCGCCGACGCTTTTACCAAGGATGTTTACGAGGGTGTAAACCTCTGTAAGGAATGGGTGGAGGGGGGCGTTTCCCATAAGCTATAA
- a CDS encoding trimethylamine methyltransferase family protein produces MKLRYSFSEKEECQQIHEYSLDILENTGIVVHSEKARNVFKKNGAKAEGKKVFLPPKIVEDRLVDVPSSFTFNTPGHRVTVGDGTTCTMPPYGATYAKKNNVSRLAGREDFINFTKLNQESGQMSMACPYVLEPMDVPIDFREKYKMAMCLKYSDKPTFSMTQDGPAAQESIRFAREYWDSHDSNILIGNINISAPLIMGEGTADVILVHGEENQPLMVACGSGLSGLTAPPLPTSNFLISNAAVLAGIVLAQMVRPGLPIVYGFPLFGVNPFNAVASPGEPTTALFTMAAAEMGRFYKIPVRSGGVFTDSKYLDYQSGAESFMNLFSCLFSGVDCMMHAFGIEDSLNTINYNKYILDEALHSTIRHYLGGFEVNAVTLMLDAIKKAGCTDNYINMSNLRLIRKHYYPYPFKNTDREQDILEETSAIIDERLENYVAPSLTHAQQKRIEGYLPKAFID; encoded by the coding sequence ATGAAACTACGCTATTCATTTTCTGAAAAAGAAGAGTGCCAGCAAATTCATGAATATTCTTTGGATATTTTGGAAAACACAGGTATTGTTGTTCATTCTGAAAAAGCAAGAAACGTCTTTAAAAAAAATGGCGCAAAGGCAGAAGGCAAAAAGGTCTTTCTCCCGCCCAAAATCGTAGAAGACCGTCTTGTCGACGTGCCCTCCTCCTTTACTTTTAACACTCCCGGACACCGTGTAACCGTGGGCGACGGAACCACCTGTACCATGCCGCCCTACGGCGCCACCTATGCAAAGAAGAACAACGTCAGCCGTCTGGCAGGACGCGAAGACTTTATCAATTTTACAAAACTCAACCAGGAAAGTGGACAGATGAGTATGGCCTGCCCCTATGTCCTTGAACCCATGGATGTTCCCATTGACTTCAGAGAAAAGTATAAAATGGCCATGTGCCTGAAATACTCCGATAAGCCCACCTTTTCCATGACCCAGGATGGCCCGGCGGCACAGGAGAGCATTCGTTTTGCAAGAGAATACTGGGATTCCCATGACAGCAATATCCTCATCGGAAATATCAATATCTCCGCGCCGCTGATCATGGGTGAGGGTACCGCCGACGTCATTCTGGTACACGGGGAGGAAAACCAGCCTCTGATGGTGGCCTGCGGCAGCGGGCTGAGCGGGCTGACCGCACCGCCTCTGCCAACGTCTAACTTTCTCATCAGCAACGCCGCCGTACTGGCGGGCATCGTTCTGGCGCAGATGGTGCGTCCAGGTCTGCCCATCGTCTATGGTTTCCCGCTCTTTGGCGTAAATCCTTTTAATGCAGTCGCCTCACCCGGAGAGCCGACCACTGCGCTCTTTACCATGGCCGCAGCGGAAATGGGCCGCTTTTATAAAATCCCAGTCCGGTCTGGCGGCGTCTTTACAGATTCGAAATATCTGGATTATCAGAGCGGCGCCGAGAGCTTCATGAATCTTTTTTCCTGCCTGTTTTCCGGCGTCGACTGCATGATGCACGCCTTTGGCATTGAAGATTCTCTGAACACCATCAATTACAATAAGTATATTCTGGACGAAGCCCTTCACAGCACAATCAGGCATTACCTGGGCGGCTTTGAGGTGAACGCCGTCACACTGATGCTTGACGCCATTAAAAAAGCCGGCTGTACCGACAATTACATTAACATGAGTAACCTTCGCCTTATCCGAAAACATTACTATCCCTATCCCTTTAAAAATACAGACAGGGAACAGGACATCCTGGAAGAAACAAGCGCCATCATCGACGAGCGGCTTGAAAATTATGTAGCGCCGTCACTGACCCACGCGCAGCAAAAACGCATTGAAGGCTATCTGCCTAAAGCATTCATCGATTAA
- a CDS encoding trimethylamine methyltransferase family protein: MYVNRRFYDKYVSTRDVELLHEYSLRVLKEVGVSFDCEEALEIFKKHGATVEGSIVKIDEDLLNQALETAPKTFTITTSAGETKIGERYKPKTVGCYGPPKFLFEDDEYRVAKKDDMVKFLKLMDTSDVTDFVNNSAYDTPDLDKTKEDFYLPQVAMCLKYSQKPTYGNVANSMNVRGKSLKQEAKDIAKLYKEFYDIWDRPVLLTNTCALSPLGYSYEVLDNIMGLVEEGQPVTIITCSMTNLTAPAALLGSVIQNNATILAGIVLTQLINPGNPVIYGTVSTATDMRNVACSIGAPEAQLIQMASLALGRYYQLPVRTGIAGTDSLKPDYQAGVESFMILMTTYLGKSDFVLNHAGILQAYALGSYEKFVLDEEVNRILLRLNRGIDISDVKAEKVFDAIKKAGPLGNYLSGRTPKEYRQEHWLTKLFNRQAGNPQPIFDEIGDLRERASKEVEERVAGYTLPDLTKTQKDILNRYLPEDEKF; this comes from the coding sequence ATGTACGTTAACAGAAGATTTTATGACAAATATGTTTCTACCAGAGATGTTGAATTATTACACGAATACTCATTAAGAGTTTTGAAGGAAGTAGGGGTTTCCTTCGATTGTGAAGAAGCGCTGGAAATATTTAAAAAGCACGGCGCTACCGTTGAAGGCAGTATTGTAAAAATTGATGAAGACCTGTTAAATCAGGCGCTGGAAACTGCACCCAAGACATTCACCATAACCACATCTGCCGGTGAAACAAAAATCGGCGAACGCTATAAGCCAAAAACAGTTGGCTGCTACGGACCACCGAAATTCTTATTTGAAGATGACGAATACCGCGTTGCAAAAAAAGACGACATGGTTAAATTCCTGAAATTAATGGATACCAGCGATGTCACTGACTTTGTCAACAACTCCGCTTACGATACACCGGATCTGGATAAGACCAAAGAAGATTTCTATCTGCCTCAGGTCGCCATGTGCCTGAAGTATTCGCAGAAACCGACCTACGGCAATGTTGCCAACAGCATGAACGTCCGGGGCAAAAGCTTAAAACAGGAAGCGAAGGACATCGCAAAGCTTTATAAAGAATTCTATGACATCTGGGACCGCCCGGTGCTCTTAACCAATACCTGCGCACTGTCACCACTCGGCTACTCCTATGAAGTTCTTGACAATATCATGGGTCTTGTTGAAGAGGGACAGCCGGTTACCATCATTACCTGCTCCATGACCAACCTGACCGCTCCTGCGGCTCTGCTTGGTTCTGTCATCCAGAATAACGCCACCATCCTTGCCGGTATCGTTTTAACTCAGCTCATCAACCCTGGCAACCCTGTGATCTACGGAACCGTTTCTACCGCTACCGATATGCGCAACGTGGCCTGCTCCATCGGCGCACCGGAAGCCCAGCTGATCCAGATGGCTTCTCTGGCCCTTGGCCGTTACTACCAGCTGCCAGTAAGAACCGGTATCGCCGGCACAGACTCCTTAAAACCAGACTATCAGGCCGGTGTTGAAAGCTTCATGATCTTAATGACTACCTATCTTGGAAAATCTGACTTTGTCCTGAACCACGCTGGTATTCTCCAGGCCTACGCACTGGGCAGCTATGAAAAATTTGTTCTTGACGAAGAAGTCAACCGTATTTTACTGCGTCTCAACAGAGGCATCGACATCTCCGATGTCAAGGCTGAAAAAGTATTTGACGCCATCAAGAAAGCCGGTCCTCTGGGCAATTACCTGTCCGGAAGAACACCAAAGGAATACCGTCAGGAACATTGGCTGACCAAACTCTTTAACCGCCAGGCCGGCAATCCGCAGCCAATCTTCGATGAAATCGGCGATCTCCGTGAACGTGCCAGCAAAGAAGTTGAAGAACGTGTCGCAGGCTATACATTACCTGACTTAACCAAGACTCAGAAGGATATTTTAAACCGTTATCTGCCTGAAGACGAAAAGTTTTAA